One genomic window of Streptomyces spiramyceticus includes the following:
- a CDS encoding IS630 family transposase: protein MSHPGPSAVEITLSEDERAELLRRAESPDRRPAERARIILACAEGMSNAGAARAVGVALKTVRKWRGAFAAERMAGLEDTGPIGRPKADLVLSDVERDQLTRWARRAKTAQYLALRARIVLRCAEGGTNRQAAVDLGVDESTVERWRARFIVKRLDGLADEPRVGRPPSILLDRVEDVISVTLESTPGMDTHWSRASMAKRTGLSKSTIGRIWKRFDLKPHLQDAFKLSTDPQFVAKVVDVVGLYHHPPEKAVVLCVDEKSQIQALDRSQPVLPMMPGMPERRTHDYYRHGITSLFAAFNIADGTVISALHRRHRAIEFKKFLIRIDKAVPAGLDVHLVCDNYATHNTAEVRTWLGKHPRFHVHFTPTGSSWMNQVERWFGLLTDKLIRRGVHTSVKALENDITAWIEHWNQDPRPFTWTKTADEILNSLADYLTKVGADNEETEQN from the coding sequence ATGTCGCATCCGGGGCCTTCCGCTGTGGAGATCACGCTGTCCGAGGACGAGCGTGCGGAGTTGCTGCGCCGGGCGGAGTCGCCGGACCGGCGTCCGGCAGAGCGGGCCCGGATCATCCTGGCGTGTGCTGAGGGGATGTCGAATGCGGGTGCCGCGCGGGCTGTTGGGGTGGCGCTCAAGACGGTGAGGAAGTGGCGCGGGGCTTTCGCCGCGGAGCGGATGGCTGGCCTTGAGGACACCGGCCCGATCGGTCGGCCGAAGGCGGATCTGGTCCTGAGTGATGTTGAGCGGGATCAGCTGACCCGGTGGGCGAGGCGGGCGAAGACCGCCCAGTACCTGGCGCTGCGGGCGAGGATCGTGCTGCGTTGCGCGGAGGGCGGGACGAACCGGCAGGCCGCGGTGGACCTCGGTGTCGATGAGTCGACTGTGGAACGCTGGCGTGCTCGGTTCATCGTCAAACGCCTCGACGGCCTGGCCGACGAACCTCGGGTGGGCCGGCCACCCTCGATCCTGCTCGACCGGGTCGAGGATGTCATCTCGGTGACGCTGGAGTCCACGCCGGGCATGGACACACACTGGTCCCGAGCCTCGATGGCCAAGCGCACCGGCCTGTCGAAATCGACGATCGGGCGGATCTGGAAGCGGTTCGATCTCAAGCCGCACCTCCAGGACGCGTTCAAGCTCTCCACCGACCCGCAGTTCGTCGCCAAGGTCGTCGACGTCGTCGGCCTGTACCACCACCCGCCCGAGAAGGCGGTGGTCCTGTGCGTTGATGAGAAGTCCCAGATCCAGGCACTGGACCGCTCTCAGCCGGTGCTGCCGATGATGCCCGGCATGCCCGAACGCCGCACCCACGACTACTACCGGCACGGCATCACCAGCCTGTTCGCCGCCTTCAACATCGCTGATGGCACCGTCATATCGGCCCTGCACCGCCGCCACCGGGCGATCGAGTTCAAGAAGTTCCTGATCCGGATCGACAAGGCGGTGCCCGCCGGCCTCGATGTGCATCTGGTCTGCGACAACTACGCCACCCACAACACCGCCGAGGTCAGGACGTGGCTCGGTAAACACCCCCGCTTCCACGTCCACTTCACCCCTACCGGCTCCTCCTGGATGAACCAGGTCGAGCGGTGGTTCGGCCTGCTGACCGACAAACTCATCCGCCGCGGCGTCCACACCTCCGTCAAAGCCCTGGAAAACGACATCACCGCGTGGATCGAACACTGGAACCAGGACCCCAGGCCGTTCACCTGGACCAAGACCGCCGACGAGATCCTCAACTCCCTTGCCGACTACCTCACCAAGGTCGGAGCCGACAACGAGGAAACAGAGCAGAACTAA
- a CDS encoding excinuclease ABC subunit UvrA: protein MATRTDTQSPALHAADSHDLIRVHGARVNNLKDVSIEIPKRRLTVFTGVSGSGKSSLVFSTIAAESQRMINETYSAFVQGFMPTLTRPEVDVLEGLTTAIIVDQQRMGADPRSTVGTATDANAMLRILFSRLGKPHIGPPSAYSFNTASVRASGGITVERGSAKTKTVKATFNRTGGMCTRCEGRGTVTDIDLTQLYDDSKSLAEGAFTIPGWKSDSQWTVQVYAQSGFVDPDKPIRKYTKKELRDFLYGEPTKVKVNGVNLTYEGLIPKIQKSFLSKDKEAMQPHIRAFVERAVTFTTCPECDGTRLSEGARSSKIKRISIADACTMEIRDLAEWVRGLDEPSVAPLLTALQQTLDSFVEIGLGYLALDRPSGTLSGGEAQRVKMIRHLGSSLTDVTYVFDEPTIGLHPHDIQRMNGLLLRLRDKGNTVLVVEHKPEAIAIADHVVDLGPGAGTAGGAVCFEGTIEGLRASGTVTGRHLDDRAALKETVRKPTGTLEIRGATRHNLQGVDVDIPLGVLCVVTGVAGSGKSSLIHGSVPASAGVVSVDQAPIRGSRRSNPATYTGLLDPIRKAFAKANGVKPALFSANSEGACPNCNGAGVVYTDLAMMAGVETTCEDCEGKRFQASVLEYTLGGRDISEVLAMSVTEAEEFFGADEAQTSPSSSSRGYPMAAHKILDRLADVGLGYLTLGQPLTTLSGGERQRLKLASRMGEKGGDRLVYVLDEPTTGLHLADVEQLLGLLDRLVDSGKSVIVIEHHQAVMAHADWIIDLGPGAGHDGGRIVFEGTPADLVTARSTLTGEHLAAYVGT from the coding sequence ATGGCCACGAGGACGGACACGCAGTCGCCTGCGCTGCACGCTGCCGACAGCCACGATCTGATCCGCGTGCACGGCGCGCGCGTGAACAATCTCAAGGACGTCAGCATCGAGATCCCCAAGCGCCGCCTGACGGTGTTCACCGGCGTCTCGGGTTCGGGCAAGAGCTCGCTGGTGTTCAGCACGATCGCCGCGGAGTCGCAGCGGATGATCAACGAAACCTACAGCGCCTTCGTGCAGGGCTTCATGCCGACACTGACGCGGCCGGAGGTCGACGTACTCGAAGGGCTGACGACCGCGATCATCGTCGACCAGCAGCGGATGGGTGCCGACCCCCGCTCCACCGTCGGCACCGCCACCGACGCCAACGCGATGCTGCGCATCCTCTTCAGCCGGCTCGGGAAGCCGCACATCGGCCCGCCCAGCGCGTACTCCTTCAACACCGCCTCGGTCCGGGCGAGCGGCGGGATCACCGTCGAACGCGGCTCCGCCAAGACCAAGACCGTGAAGGCGACCTTCAACCGCACCGGCGGCATGTGTACGCGCTGCGAGGGCCGCGGCACGGTCACCGACATCGATCTCACCCAGCTCTACGACGACTCCAAGTCGCTCGCCGAGGGCGCGTTCACCATCCCCGGCTGGAAGTCGGACAGCCAGTGGACCGTGCAGGTCTACGCCCAGTCCGGCTTCGTCGACCCGGACAAGCCGATCCGCAAGTACACCAAGAAGGAGCTGCGGGACTTCCTCTACGGAGAGCCGACCAAGGTCAAGGTCAACGGTGTCAACCTCACCTACGAAGGCCTGATCCCCAAGATCCAGAAGTCGTTCCTGTCCAAGGACAAGGAAGCGATGCAGCCGCACATCCGCGCCTTCGTGGAGCGCGCGGTCACCTTCACCACCTGCCCCGAGTGCGACGGCACCCGGCTCAGCGAGGGTGCCCGGTCGTCGAAGATCAAGCGAATCAGCATCGCCGACGCGTGCACGATGGAGATCCGCGACCTGGCCGAATGGGTCCGCGGCCTCGACGAGCCGTCGGTGGCGCCGCTGCTCACCGCGCTGCAGCAGACCCTCGACTCGTTCGTGGAGATCGGCCTCGGCTACCTCGCGCTCGACCGTCCGTCGGGCACGCTGTCGGGCGGCGAGGCGCAGCGCGTCAAGATGATCCGCCACCTCGGCTCCTCGCTCACCGACGTCACCTACGTCTTCGACGAGCCCACCATCGGACTGCACCCCCACGACATCCAGCGAATGAACGGCCTGCTGCTTCGGCTGCGGGACAAGGGCAACACGGTGCTGGTCGTCGAGCACAAGCCCGAGGCCATCGCGATCGCCGACCACGTCGTCGACCTCGGCCCCGGCGCCGGAACGGCGGGCGGCGCAGTCTGCTTCGAGGGCACCATCGAGGGGCTGCGGGCCAGCGGTACCGTCACCGGCCGCCACCTCGATGACCGAGCCGCCCTCAAGGAGACGGTGCGCAAGCCCACCGGCACGCTGGAGATCCGCGGCGCGACCCGCCACAACCTGCAGGGCGTCGACGTCGACATCCCGCTCGGCGTGCTGTGCGTCGTCACCGGTGTCGCCGGCTCCGGCAAGAGCTCACTGATCCATGGCTCCGTCCCCGCCTCGGCGGGCGTGGTGTCGGTCGACCAGGCGCCCATCCGCGGCTCGCGACGGAGCAACCCGGCGACGTACACCGGACTGCTCGACCCGATCCGCAAGGCGTTCGCGAAGGCCAACGGCGTGAAGCCGGCGCTCTTCAGCGCCAACTCCGAGGGCGCCTGCCCCAATTGCAATGGCGCCGGCGTCGTCTACACCGACCTGGCAATGATGGCCGGCGTCGAAACCACCTGCGAGGACTGCGAGGGGAAGCGGTTCCAGGCATCGGTCCTCGAATACACCCTCGGCGGCCGCGACATCAGCGAGGTGCTCGCGATGTCGGTGACCGAAGCCGAGGAGTTCTTCGGTGCCGACGAGGCGCAAACTTCCCCAAGCTCTTCGAGCAGGGGATACCCCATGGCCGCGCACAAAATCCTCGACCGGCTCGCAGACGTCGGGCTCGGCTACCTCACCCTCGGCCAGCCGCTCACCACGCTGTCCGGCGGCGAGCGGCAGCGGCTCAAGCTGGCCAGCCGCATGGGTGAGAAGGGCGGCGACCGGCTTGTCTACGTACTCGACGAGCCGACCACCGGCCTCCACCTCGCCGACGTCGAGCAGTTGCTCGGCCTGCTCGACCGCCTCGTCGACTCCGGCAAGTCGGTCATCGTCATCGAGCACCACCAGGCGGTCATGGCGCACGCCGACTGGATCATCGACCTCGGCCCCGGCGCGGGCCACGACGGCGGCCGCATTGTCTTCGAGGGCACACCCGCCGACCTGGTCACCGCCCGCTCCACCCTCACCGGCGAGCACCTAGCGGCCTACGTCGGCACCTGA
- a CDS encoding VOC family protein: protein MEINLSQCFIAVDDHDKALAFYRDALGLEVRNDVGFEGMRWVTVGSPAQPDVEIVLEPPLADPNASPADRQAMAELLAKGLLRGVIFRTDDVDATFERIRSAGAEVLQEPMDQPYGVRDCAFRDPSGNMLRFNQPRKQ from the coding sequence ATGGAAATCAACCTTTCACAGTGCTTCATCGCCGTCGACGACCACGACAAGGCACTCGCTTTCTACCGGGACGCGCTCGGCCTGGAGGTACGCAACGACGTCGGGTTCGAGGGGATGCGCTGGGTGACGGTCGGCTCGCCCGCGCAGCCCGATGTGGAGATCGTCCTCGAACCGCCCCTCGCGGACCCGAACGCCTCGCCCGCCGACCGGCAGGCCATGGCCGAACTGCTGGCGAAGGGCCTGCTGCGCGGCGTCATCTTCCGCACCGACGACGTCGACGCCACCTTCGAGCGCATCCGTTCCGCCGGTGCCGAGGTGCTCCAGGAGCCGATGGACCAGCCGTACGGCGTCCGCGACTGCGCCTTCCGCGATCCCTCCGGCAACATGCTGCGCTTCAACCAGCCTCGCAAGCAGTGA
- a CDS encoding helix-turn-helix transcriptional regulator: protein MTLEDLVRLRRARDLMDREYAKPLDVPALARFAHMSPGHFSRSFRAAFGETPYSHLMTRRIERAKALLRRGDLTVTEVCFEVGCTSLGSFSSRFTELVGESPSAYRARPHEDGAAIPACVAKIHTRPVRNGEAKPGARP, encoded by the coding sequence GTGACGTTGGAGGACCTCGTCCGGCTGCGCCGGGCCCGTGACCTGATGGACCGCGAGTACGCGAAGCCGCTCGACGTTCCTGCGCTGGCGCGCTTCGCCCACATGTCGCCGGGCCATTTCTCCCGCAGTTTCCGCGCCGCCTTCGGGGAGACGCCGTACAGCCACCTGATGACGCGCCGGATCGAGCGGGCCAAGGCGCTGCTGCGGCGGGGTGACCTTACGGTGACGGAGGTCTGCTTCGAGGTTGGCTGTACCTCGCTGGGGTCGTTCAGCTCGCGGTTCACCGAGCTGGTCGGCGAGAGCCCGAGCGCGTACCGGGCCCGGCCCCATGAGGACGGCGCCGCCATCCCGGCCTGCGTCGCGAAGATCCACACGCGACCGGTCAGGAATGGAGAAGCGAAACCCGGCGCCCGCCCGTAG
- a CDS encoding DUF485 domain-containing protein, which translates to MSHHRPFPNPPPSRHAWDAAARSWEAPPQHEDHREAHSPHGDLDALRSGYRKLRRVSTFTALGYFVLFLFLSAFTPGLMTSEITGGLNVALMLGLCQLPVALAAIALYERIARDRVDPLSATIREKTLQAARETGGPRVRRGSRADVPAYPVGQGQWQWPDETMGGGRS; encoded by the coding sequence ATGTCGCACCACCGCCCCTTCCCGAACCCACCACCCTCCCGCCACGCCTGGGACGCGGCCGCGCGCTCCTGGGAAGCGCCGCCGCAGCATGAAGACCACCGCGAGGCGCACAGCCCTCACGGCGACCTCGACGCGCTCCGCTCCGGCTACCGCAAGCTGCGCCGCGTCTCGACGTTCACCGCACTCGGGTATTTCGTCCTCTTCCTCTTCCTCTCGGCCTTCACGCCCGGGCTGATGACCAGCGAGATCACCGGTGGCCTCAACGTCGCCCTGATGCTCGGGCTCTGCCAGCTGCCGGTGGCCCTCGCGGCGATCGCCCTCTACGAACGCATCGCCCGCGACCGCGTCGACCCGCTGTCGGCGACCATCCGGGAGAAGACCCTGCAAGCGGCAAGAGAGACGGGCGGCCCCCGGGTCCGCCGCGGCTCCCGGGCGGATGTCCCTGCGTACCCCGTTGGCCAAGGGCAGTGGCAGTGGCCCGACGAGACCATGGGTGGTGGCCGGTCATGA
- a CDS encoding cation acetate symporter produces the protein MTEFSSDAQTMSLVAFIAVITVTLLVCVMTGPDHEDLGEFYTGYRSLSPIQSGLAIAGDYISAGTVLGTIGIIALLGFDGITLTLSTVLSLVLMMFLLAEPLRNASRFTMGDVFTHRAPGPFVRIIAAMVTLAALLPLVIFQLAGAGDLLAVVLGFHADGFKTGAIVFLGLLMIAYAAIGGMKGTAFIQVVKTVVLLGAATAIAVLVLNRFDFSLPVLLEAAKQGSGAGDAYLASGLQFAGDDFDMIGTQLTVVLGAAVLPHITMRMFSSRSATAVRRSLSWAVSTVVVTCLLLAVIGFGAAAIVGHEGLVAGDPQGQTAFLMVSQALMGTDPSTVETLLFTAVATAIFLTLLASVAGITLACANTLAHDLIAHGLRRAALKHSTEMAIARAAAAGVGLVAIAFAASARNLNLQALLTLSFSVGASAIAPALVYSLFWRRYTRTGLLATLIVGTTASLILMIGSNLVSGSPQSIFPDEDFNWFPFTTSGIVSIPLGFLAGWLASVLHHRDAADQRRRYEEMEPTILAGTPATVGGNAS, from the coding sequence ATGACCGAGTTCAGCTCCGACGCCCAGACCATGTCGCTGGTCGCGTTCATCGCGGTCATCACAGTCACACTGCTGGTGTGTGTGATGACCGGGCCCGATCACGAGGACCTGGGCGAGTTCTACACCGGCTACCGCTCGTTGTCGCCCATACAGAGCGGCCTCGCCATCGCCGGTGACTACATCTCGGCCGGAACCGTGCTCGGCACCATCGGCATCATCGCGCTCCTCGGCTTCGACGGCATCACGCTCACCCTGAGCACCGTGCTCTCGCTGGTCCTGATGATGTTTCTGCTCGCCGAACCCCTGCGCAACGCCAGCCGGTTCACGATGGGCGACGTCTTCACCCACCGTGCACCCGGCCCCTTCGTGCGGATCATCGCAGCCATGGTCACACTGGCCGCGCTGCTGCCGCTGGTGATCTTCCAGCTCGCGGGCGCGGGTGACCTGCTCGCCGTCGTCCTCGGTTTCCACGCCGACGGTTTCAAGACCGGGGCGATCGTGTTCCTCGGTCTGCTGATGATCGCGTACGCGGCGATCGGCGGGATGAAGGGCACCGCGTTCATCCAGGTCGTCAAGACGGTCGTCCTGCTCGGCGCAGCCACCGCCATAGCGGTGCTCGTCCTCAATCGGTTCGACTTCAGCCTGCCCGTGCTGCTGGAAGCCGCCAAGCAGGGGAGCGGGGCGGGAGACGCGTATCTCGCCTCCGGACTGCAGTTCGCGGGCGACGATTTCGACATGATCGGCACACAGTTGACGGTCGTACTGGGCGCGGCGGTGCTGCCGCACATCACGATGCGCATGTTCAGCTCGCGCAGTGCGACTGCCGTGCGGCGCTCGCTGTCCTGGGCCGTTTCGACCGTCGTCGTGACCTGCCTGCTGCTCGCCGTGATCGGCTTCGGTGCGGCCGCGATCGTCGGGCACGAGGGTCTCGTCGCCGGTGACCCGCAGGGCCAGACGGCGTTCCTGATGGTCAGCCAGGCCCTCATGGGCACGGATCCGAGCACCGTCGAGACACTGCTGTTCACGGCGGTGGCCACGGCGATCTTCCTCACCCTGCTCGCCTCGGTCGCCGGGATCACCCTCGCCTGCGCAAACACACTGGCGCACGACCTCATCGCGCACGGGCTGCGCAGGGCCGCCCTGAAGCACTCCACGGAGATGGCCATCGCCCGGGCCGCCGCGGCGGGCGTCGGGCTCGTCGCGATCGCGTTCGCGGCCAGTGCCCGGAACCTGAACCTTCAGGCGCTGCTGACCCTGTCCTTCTCCGTCGGCGCTTCCGCGATCGCCCCGGCGCTCGTCTACAGCCTCTTCTGGCGCCGCTACACCCGCACGGGACTGCTCGCCACCCTCATCGTGGGCACCACCGCCAGCCTCATCCTTATGATCGGCAGCAACCTGGTGTCCGGATCACCGCAGTCCATCTTCCCCGACGAGGACTTCAACTGGTTCCCGTTCACGACGAGCGGCATCGTCTCCATCCCGCTCGGCTTCCTGGCGGGATGGCTCGCTTCGGTCCTCCACCACCGGGACGCGGCCGACCAGCGCCGCCGCTACGAAGAGATGGAACCGACGATCCTGGCCGGCACACCGGCGACGGTGGGCGGCAACGCTTCCTGA
- a CDS encoding TetR/AcrR family transcriptional regulator, translated as MTVDKPARRRRDPQRRIEEIAEATERVIAERGVEGLTHRAVAEAAGVPLGATTYHFATKDDLITAALSRAVDRYAAYLRDWVAQRPELSTDHLVILLTDVLLGCFGPQRDQQVTEFELYVAALRRPALRPIADQYTEHTVEALAHYTDPVTAAAAAATMNGLTLSGLAGTHAPDRTHIEAVLRRVLTPNPTLSLQPPPQ; from the coding sequence ATGACTGTCGACAAGCCCGCGCGGCGCCGGCGCGACCCGCAGCGGCGGATCGAAGAGATCGCCGAGGCCACCGAGAGGGTCATCGCGGAGCGGGGCGTCGAAGGCCTGACCCACCGCGCAGTCGCCGAAGCGGCCGGCGTCCCCCTGGGAGCGACGACCTACCACTTCGCCACGAAGGACGATCTGATCACCGCTGCCCTGAGCCGGGCCGTCGACCGCTACGCCGCTTACCTCCGCGACTGGGTCGCCCAACGGCCCGAGCTGAGCACCGACCATCTCGTCATCCTGCTCACCGACGTGCTGCTCGGCTGCTTCGGGCCCCAGCGCGACCAGCAGGTCACCGAATTCGAGCTCTACGTCGCCGCCCTGCGCCGCCCCGCACTGCGCCCGATCGCAGACCAGTACACCGAGCACACCGTCGAAGCCCTGGCCCACTACACCGACCCCGTCACCGCCGCTGCGGCCGCCGCCACCATGAACGGGCTCACCCTCAGCGGCCTGGCCGGCACGCATGCCCCCGACCGAACCCACATCGAAGCCGTCCTGCGCCGGGTCCTGACCCCCAACCCCACCCTCAGCCTGCAGCCGCCGCCCCAGTGA
- a CDS encoding VOC family protein produces the protein MKAPALSPCLGVPDTQAAVDFYEKIGFTALPAGDDPNDDLRILLFEGEFALMVYREDQLRSWLPNLKETPVGAFGMFYLAVDDFDSYVERIRPLVTVQKDVLEHHGQKLFYFTDPNGYVIAAAQKQTW, from the coding sequence ATGAAGGCTCCCGCCCTCTCTCCCTGTCTCGGCGTCCCCGACACCCAGGCCGCCGTCGACTTCTACGAGAAGATCGGCTTTACGGCCCTCCCCGCCGGCGACGACCCCAACGACGACCTGCGCATCCTGCTCTTCGAGGGCGAGTTCGCCCTGATGGTCTACCGCGAGGATCAGCTGCGCAGCTGGCTGCCGAACCTCAAGGAGACCCCTGTCGGCGCGTTCGGCATGTTCTACCTGGCCGTCGACGACTTCGACTCCTACGTCGAGCGCATCCGCCCCTTGGTCACCGTCCAGAAGGACGTGCTTGAGCACCACGGGCAGAAGCTCTTCTACTTCACCGATCCCAACGGGTACGTCATCGCCGCTGCCCAGAAGCAGACCTGGTGA
- a CDS encoding winged helix DNA-binding domain-containing protein, with product MTSFHRRVTPTERRARLGRRHLLAGSARVRTPEEVAGALIGLHATDPATVFLSAAARMAEPEVAAVERALYEERTLARIRCMRRTMFVLPAALAPETQAAVGRYAYMDRGKALDRLREAAGWDELRYTAAEQDALALLAERDEATAAEFADAVPALREQIVTFPGKSYESRQRVASTVLGVLAAEGRIRRARPAGNWTSAQFRWALAEPLPELPASESKTALARRYISAFGPVTEADLKWWTGWTLAATRKAIAASGAQAVSLDEGTGYLLPEDLEPVSYPEPWLALLPSLDATPMGWRQRDWYLDADHTPALFDRNGNIGPTIWADGRIIGAWAQRPDGSINHRLFTDPGRETRNALDGETARMTAFLRGARVTPCYRTPLERELSA from the coding sequence ATGACGTCCTTCCACCGCCGCGTCACCCCGACCGAGCGCCGCGCCCGCCTCGGGCGTCGGCACCTGCTGGCAGGCTCGGCGCGGGTACGGACGCCGGAGGAGGTCGCCGGCGCCCTGATCGGACTGCACGCGACCGACCCGGCCACCGTGTTCCTGTCCGCCGCAGCGCGCATGGCCGAGCCGGAAGTCGCAGCGGTGGAACGGGCGTTGTACGAGGAGCGGACTCTGGCGCGAATACGGTGCATGCGCCGCACCATGTTCGTCCTCCCGGCCGCCCTCGCCCCGGAGACCCAGGCCGCCGTAGGCCGGTACGCCTACATGGACCGTGGCAAGGCCCTGGACCGGTTGCGTGAGGCGGCCGGCTGGGACGAGCTCCGCTACACCGCGGCGGAGCAGGACGCCTTGGCACTCCTTGCCGAACGTGATGAGGCCACCGCCGCAGAGTTCGCCGACGCCGTACCCGCTTTGCGGGAGCAGATCGTCACCTTCCCCGGCAAGTCGTACGAGTCCCGCCAGCGCGTCGCCTCCACGGTCCTTGGCGTCCTCGCCGCCGAAGGCCGTATCCGCCGCGCCCGCCCGGCCGGGAACTGGACCTCCGCCCAGTTCCGCTGGGCCCTGGCCGAACCCCTCCCCGAGCTGCCCGCATCCGAGTCGAAGACCGCCCTCGCCCGGCGCTACATCTCAGCTTTCGGCCCCGTCACCGAGGCCGACCTGAAGTGGTGGACCGGCTGGACCTTGGCTGCCACCCGCAAGGCGATCGCCGCCAGCGGGGCCCAAGCGGTGAGCCTCGACGAAGGCACCGGCTACCTCCTGCCAGAGGACCTTGAGCCGGTCTCGTACCCCGAACCCTGGCTGGCACTGCTGCCCAGCCTCGACGCCACCCCCATGGGATGGCGCCAACGGGACTGGTACCTCGACGCCGACCACACCCCCGCGCTCTTCGACCGCAACGGAAACATCGGCCCCACCATCTGGGCAGACGGCCGCATCATCGGCGCCTGGGCTCAGCGTCCCGACGGCAGCATCAACCACCGCCTCTTCACGGACCCCGGCCGCGAGACACGCAACGCCCTCGACGGCGAGACCGCCCGCATGACCGCCTTCCTCAGGGGCGCCCGCGTCACCCCCTGCTACCGCACCCCCCTCGAACGCGAACTCTCCGCATAA